The Triticum aestivum cultivar Chinese Spring chromosome 7B, IWGSC CS RefSeq v2.1, whole genome shotgun sequence genome window below encodes:
- the LOC123156946 gene encoding uncharacterized protein gives MAMAVDEQPSHPYHRWGLPLESGTGHRLTPRANEPIYVTDVFLVDAESAGRQGAVAACVEIGTRDLLLGLVSAENPHVELQTPVMLDEEFRFYVMGPGDDANADAGTGADTEDDADADADAAVVMFEGFLVTNTEEEAADDKDEEYEEREETYGELDRYVPRASSAGGISKDARQVVAITIAFLGILVSVSMLASLGLIK, from the coding sequence ATGGCCATGGCCGTGGACGAGCAGCCGTCGCACCCGTACCACCGCTGGGGCCTGCCCCTCGAGAGCGGCACGGGGCACAGGTTAACCCCGAGGGCTAACGAGCCCATCTACGTCACGGACGTCTTCCTCGTCGACGCGGAGAGCGCCGGCCGCCAGGGTGCCGTGGCCGCCTGCGTCGAGATCGGCACGCGGGACCTCCTGCTCGGGCTGGTGTCGGCGGAGAACCCCCACGTGGAGCTGCAGACCCCGGTGATGCTGGACGAGGAGTTTCGCTTTTACGTCATGGGGCCCGGAGACGACGCCAACGCCGATGCCGGCACAGGCGCAGACACTGAAgacgatgccgacgccgacgccgacgcggcAGTCGTCATGTTCGAGGGTTTTCTTGTCACAAACACGGAGGAGGAGGCTGCCGACGACAAGGATGAGGAGTACGAGGAGAGGGAGGAGACCTACGGCGAGCTCGACCGATACGTGCCCAGGGCGAGCAGTGCCGGCGGCATCTCCAAGGACGCTCGGCAGGTTGTAGCCATAACTATAGCATTCTTAGGAATTCTGGTGTCTGTCTCTATGTTAGCATCCCTCGGATTGATAAAGTAA